In Nostoc sp. GT001, a genomic segment contains:
- a CDS encoding DUF2949 domain-containing protein yields MTIHSAQGGEIQMSPSKYSRLIHFLQEDLAISTASLAVALRHREQDPGPLAMILWQYGLITLEQLEQIYDWLETA; encoded by the coding sequence ATGACAATACATTCTGCACAAGGAGGTGAGATACAAATGTCACCATCAAAATATTCCCGACTGATTCATTTTTTGCAAGAAGATTTGGCAATTTCCACAGCATCATTAGCGGTGGCACTTCGGCATCGGGAGCAAGACCCAGGCCCTTTGGCAATGATTCTTTGGCAATATGGTTTGATTACTCTAGAGCAATTAGAACAAATTTATGATTGGCTGGAGACGGCGTAG
- a CDS encoding DUF192 domain-containing protein yields the protein MTRWLSLLSIVLSIFLMGCSVPTTAKSPSPTSGSKTPAPESLGQKLPISAKAIVPDGTTIQLEVAQTPEQQAMGLMYRPALPDDRGMLFGFPSARPVSFWMKNVPVPLDMVFLHKGVVKYIQAAAPPCTSEPCPTYGPNTPIDKVIELRSGRAAELKLKVGDILKIEF from the coding sequence ATGACTCGTTGGCTAAGTTTGCTCTCGATAGTGCTGAGTATTTTTCTGATGGGTTGTTCTGTGCCAACAACAGCTAAATCTCCTAGCCCCACCTCTGGTTCTAAAACTCCAGCACCAGAAAGTTTAGGTCAAAAACTACCAATTTCTGCTAAAGCCATTGTGCCTGATGGTACAACGATTCAATTAGAGGTAGCGCAGACGCCAGAACAGCAAGCGATGGGGTTGATGTATCGACCAGCTTTACCAGATGACCGGGGAATGCTGTTTGGCTTCCCTTCAGCACGACCAGTAAGTTTCTGGATGAAGAATGTACCAGTACCCCTGGATATGGTATTTCTACATAAAGGTGTAGTTAAATATATTCAGGCTGCTGCGCCTCCTTGTACAAGTGAGCCTTGTCCTACTTATGGCCCCAATACACCAATTGATAAGGTGATTGAACTTCGTTCTGGAAGAGCTGCCGAATTGAAGTTGAAAGTGGGCGATATTCTCAAAATTGAGTTTTGA